The following are from one region of the Micromonas commoda chromosome 12, complete sequence genome:
- a CDS encoding predicted protein, which yields MLNIPRQCYVCKCRYRRLHSFYGSMCPECAGVNWRKRTQTADLRGRVALVTGARVKIGYRIALKLLRCGAAVVATTRFPVDARGRFEKEPDAKDWLHRLTVVAMDLRDLPGLERLCAHLASALPRLDVIVNNACQTVRRPPAYYRHLLEAEAEGARRYLGSSRWRASGLLAGVGAGGAGWMAPSAAASQLELIETDSIAGAKQFPAGVLDVNGQQVDLRDKHSWTMRLGEVETPELLEVLAVNAAAPFVLNGKLRALMEQTAAMGPGENADGAPGRAFVINVSAMEGKFYRYKTANHPHTNMAKAALNMMTATAAADYAASGIYMNAVDTGWINDENPLGTAARIAKQHSFQTPIDEEDAAARCVAPVLEGIDEMLRLGKDAPVPPFGKFFKDYRESEW from the exons ATGCTGAACATACCCCGACAGTGCTACGTGTGCAAGTGCCGGTACCGCAGGCTCCACTCGTTCTACGGCTCCATGTGCCCCGAGTGCGCGGGCGTCAACTGGCGAAAGAGGACGCAGACGGCGGACCTTCGCGGTCGGGTGGCGCTGGTCACCGGGGCGCGCGTCAAGATCGGGTACCGCATCGCGCTCAAGCTGTTGCGAtgcggggcggcggtggttgcgacgacgaggtttCCGGTGGACGCTCGGGGACGTTTCGAGAAGGAACCCGACGCGAAGGATTGGCTCCATCGGCTGACGGTGGTGGCCATGGACCTGAGGGACCTGCCGGGACTGGAGCGGCTGTGCGCGCacctggcgagcgcgctgccGAGGCTGGACGTCATCGTGAACAACGCGTGCCAGACCGTTCGAAGGCCCCCGGCGTATTACAGGCAcctgctcgaggcggaggcggagggcgcgcggcgttaCCTGGGGTCGAGTCGCTGGAGAGCCTCGgggctcctcgccggcgtgggcgccggg GGCGCCGGGTGGatggcgccgtccgcggctgcGTCCCAGTTGGAGCTCATAGAGACGGACTCGATCGCCGGCGCAAAGCAGTTCCCCGCGGGAGTCCTCGACGTCAACGGTCAGCAGGTGGATCTGCGCGATAAGCACAGCTGGACCATGCGGCTCGGGGAGGTGGAGACGCCGGAGTTGCTGGAGGTACTCGcggtcaacgcggcggcgccgttcgtgCTCAACGGgaagctccgcgcgctgaTGGAGCaaacggcggcgatgggcccTGGCGAAAACGCagacggcgcgcccggccgAGCCTTCGTCATCAACGTGTCCGCCATGGAGGGCAAGTTTTACCGGTACAAGACGGCGAATCACCCGCACACGAACATGGCGAAAGCCGCCCTGAACATGatgaccgcgacggcggcggctgactacgccgcgagcgggatCTACATGAACGCCGTCGACACGGGTTGGATCAACGACGAGAATCCGCTGGGCActgcggcgaggatcgcgaagCAGCACTCGTTCCAGACGCCGattgacgaggaggacgcggcggcgaggtgcgtgGCGCCGGTACTGGAGGGCATCGATGAAATGTTGCGGCTGGGAAAGGACGCGCCGGTGCCTCCGTTTGGCAAGTTCTTCAAAGACTACAGGGAGAGCGAATGGTGA
- a CDS encoding predicted protein, producing the protein MNESQNNGDVYFLVAALSPRRGSRHPGGPRPPVVSALPSARFRPDADRIARRVVPAHPHRERVGALPHRRHALGEGRILGVVPRGLQRPAKLNRGRLHEHVSDEHLPVRVAVDVDAHHTRPAIGPGRERDARGAHAARHVQAHLEASNLLAVTDKHRRARLGRRGLLFLDARVLFELVVRVYNRDELHVLDGIRENFGRVLVPIVHRVAVHVHAVAREEQLTLLRARVVVMERVEGISGGGFLVGHDARDVDARALSSHLGDDACAGSRRCASARGANARRRGGQGPHGAHLYPKPRLTSPVPLARFPS; encoded by the coding sequence ATGAATGAATCACAAAACAACGGCGACGTTTACtttctcgtcgccgcgctatcgcctcgccgaggctccCGCCATCCTGGCGGCCCACGACCTCCCGTCGTCTCCGCCCTCCCCTCCGCTCGTttccgccccgacgccgatcgCATCGCTCGGCGCGTAGTCCCTGCACATCCTCATCGTGAGCGTGTCGGCGCACttcctcatcgccgccatgcTCTCGGCGAAGGACGAATCCTTGGTGTCGTGCCACGCGGGTTGCAGCGACCCGCGAAACTCAACCGTGGACGTCTCCATGAGCACGTCTCCGACGAGCACCTCCCCGTGCGCgttgccgtcgacgtcgacgctcACCACACACGGCCTGCCATCGGGCCCGGGCGCGAACGAGATGCCCGTGGCGCTCATGCCGCGCGACACGTCCAGGCACACCTCGAAGCATCCAACCTCCTCGCGGTAACTGACAAAcaccggcgggcgcgcctcgggcggcgcggtctccttttcctcgacgcccgcgtcctcttcgagctcgtcgtccgcgtgtacaaccgcgacgagctccatGTTCTCGACGGGATCCGCGAGAATttcgggcgcgtcctcgtccccatCGTCCACCGAGTCGCTGTACACGTCCATGCCGTCGCACGAGAAGAGCAGTTGACGCTCCTCcgtgctcgcgtcgtcgtgatgGAACGAGTAGAGGgcatctccggcggcggtttcCTCGTAGGACACGATGCAcgagacgtcgacgcccgagcCCTCAGCAGCCACCTTGGAGACGACGCATGCGCGGGATCGAGGCGGTGCGCGTCCGCTaggggcgcgaacgcgcgccgccgaggaggacaagGCCCGCACGGCGCTCATCTTTATCCGAAACCTAGACTGACGAGTCCGGTACCCCTCGCTCGCTTCCCTTCGTAG
- a CDS encoding predicted protein yields MVSRERTEALARSFAHPEFFFHEGGHGVPLSKEFRDALRSFALNPAVNAATTTQLATSVTDERCHRSPLAIVHPPLSKPRHSLAPTRFLFVNGVGPCVGVSTEAVRESFGEYGDVDGVDMFDPSMARCVVTMSRVEDAIAAQAATHETCRPDLGDRRLWVRFSSDPNATGGEPESRAKQEETWCAATRDSATLGVPGVTLITDFVTEEEEREMLACVDSDERWQGLAKRRVLHYGYAFDYGTRDARDKTSPMPAFVAGLLGRAASCGAPGACESVHCDQLTVNEYVAGVGIAPHVDTHSAFGPTILSLSLAGRAVMEFRLHEGGEKEPRERRAISMPPRSLLVLHGEARYRWLHYIPHRKRDAIVGEDECEAREERRVSFTFRRRREGACGCEWPEACDSREGAAQRLKDREGRGLAS; encoded by the coding sequence ATGGTATCCAGGGAGCGgacggaggcgctggcgaggtCGTTCGCCCATCCCGAGTTCTTCTTTCACGAGGGCGGGCACGGGGTGCCGCTCAGCAAGGAAtttcgcgacgcgctcagaTCGTTCGCACTGAACCCAGCtgtgaacgcggcgacgacgactcaGCTGGCGACGAGTGTTACCGACGAGCGTTGCCATCGTTCTCCTCTTGCCATCGTTCATCCTCCTCTGAGTAAGCCTCGGCACTCgctggcgccgacgcggttcCTCTTTGTCAACGGCGTGGGTCCGTGCGTGGGCGTCTCGACCGAGGCGGTGAGGGAATCGTTCGGGGAGTACGGGGACGTGGACGGGGTGGACATGTTCGACCCGTCCATGGCGCGGTGCGTGGTGACCATGTCGCGGGTGGAagacgcgatcgcggcgcaggctgcCACGCACGAGACGTGCAGACCGGACCTGGGCGATCGAAGGCTCTGGGTGCGGTTCTCGAGCGATCccaacgcgacgggcggggaaCCGGAGTCGAGAGCTAAGCAGGAGGAGACgtggtgcgcggcgacgcgggactcggcgacgctcggcgTGCCGGGGGTCACCCTGATTACGGATTtcgtcaccgaggaggaggagcgcgagatgCTGGCGTGCGTGGACTCGGACGAGCGGTGGCAAGGGCTCGCCAAGCGGAGGGTGCTCCACTACGGGTACGCGTTCGACTACGGGACCAGAGACGCGAGAGACAAAACGTCGCCGATgcccgcgttcgtcgccgggttACTTGGCCGTGCGGCCTcgtgcggcgcgccgggtgcTTGCGAGAGCGTGCACTGCGATCAGCTCACGGTGAACGAGTACGTGGCGGGCGTGGGGATAGCGCCGCACGTGGACACGCACAGCGCGTTTGGGCCCACGATTTTGTCGTTGTCGctcgcgggtcgcgcggtgaTGGAATTTCGGCTGCACGAGGGTGGGGAGAAAGAGCCGAGGGAGAGGAGGGCGATATCGATGCCTCCGCGGTCGCTGCTGGTTCTgcacggcgaggcgaggtACAGGTGGTTGCACTACATACCGCATCGCAAGCGGGACGCGAttgtcggcgaggacgaatgcgaggcgcgggaggagagGAGGGTGAGCTTCACGTTTCGGCGCAGGAGGGAGGGCGCGTGCGGGTGCGAGTGGCCGGAAGCTTGCGACAGCAGGGAGGGTGCCGCACAGCGGTTGAAGGACAGGGAAGGGCGCGGGTTGGCTTCGTGA
- a CDS encoding predicted protein, with product MPRASEAQKADRRGDVLPMRASSDDGYALDNTQELTFVDKAKRWIDDNSVEVNAALNVLIVGSVAFGAIFQIVEVDSDISTGWTAWEILRNIPRDNLEAYQQSVFDNPLPTKALTSGVAYTLGDFTCQLSQGKKITTVDLKRSLRSGIAGFLIHGPLCHYWLMWTEENLSFDGALWAIPVKVFADQTAWSLFLNSAYTTCIMSLQGMGPERIKGEIQATWWNAITAGWRFWPFVHMLTFSPIIPQDFKLLFVDCVEVVWVTILSAAVNRDSEKALQVPLNAEAERPGVQLTEQMDSQFASVVDGVETQFDPAKLPSNVSGSFEELPAGDTCLIGVASFDDNPRSAWPRRSAWPARSAWPRVPESFDSGDFIEAAVEEREKADVV from the exons AtgccccgcgcctccgaggcgcagaaggccgatcgacgaggcgatgtGCTCCCGATGCGCGCGTCATCCGACGATGGCTACGCCTTGGACAACACGCAG GAGCTCACGTTCGTGGACAAGGCCAAGCGATGGATCGATGACAACTCCGTTGAGGTCAACGCCGCCCTCAACGTCCTGATCGTGggctccgtcgccttcgGCGCCATCTTCCAGATAGTCGAGGTGGACAGCGACATCTCCACGGGGTGGACCGCGTGGGAGATCCTCAGGAACATACCGAGGGACAACCTGGAGGCGTATCAGCAGTCAGTTTTCGATAACCCGCTGCCAACGAAGGCGCTCACGTCCGGCGTGGCGTACACCCTCGGCGACTTCACGTGCCAGCTGTCTCAGGGCAAGAAGATCACCACCGTGGACCTGAAGCGGTCGCTCCGCTCGGGCATTGCGGGTTTTCTCATACACGGCCCGCTGTGCCACTACTGGCTGATGTGGACCGAGGAGAACCTGagcttcgacggcgcgctgtgGGCCATCCCGGTGAAGGTGTTCGCCGATCAGACCGCGTGGAGCCTGTTCCTCAACAGCGCCTACACCACGTGCATCATGAGCCTTCAGGGCATGGGACCCGAGCGGATCAAGGGCGAGATTCAGGCTACGTGGTGGAACGCCATCACCGCGGGTTGGAGGTTCTGGCCGTTCGTCCACATGCTCACCTTCTCCCCAATCATACCCCAAGACTTCAAGCTGTTATTCGTCGACTGCGTGGAGGTGGTGTGGGTCACCAtcctgtccgcggcggtgaacagGGACTCCGAGAAGGCGCTGCAGGTGCCGCTcaacgccgaggcggagcggcCGGGGGTGCAGCTCACGGAGCAGATGGACTCGCAGTTCGCGTCCGTGGTGGACGGCGTGGAGACCCAGTTCGACCCGGCGAAGTTGCCCTCGAACGTCTCTGGGTCGTTCGAGGAGTTACCCGCGGGGGACACCTGCCTCATCGGCGTGGCCTCATTCGACGATAACCCCAGGAGCGCGTGGCCGAGGCGATCGGCGTGgccggcgcggagcgcgtggCCCCGCGTCCCGGAGAGCTTCGACTCCGGGGACTtcatcgaggcggcggtggaggagagggagaagGCGGACGTCGTATGA
- a CDS encoding predicted protein, translated as MEHHHVHETAAWRSESTKELSHLWDLRMAAAFALGSATVVTHGVVTRRRRRALQAEDDGGDDSAYEADRVERASLVSGGSSLALKDLGVPEGARSDEKVPPSAPRTLASRARGAMFAIVSALSTTPHVVKLVDIALFASIAWGIMYVGHDKLCGVVMRCECNFPWAGGWSRCNAHNSVGGPRCPWCTAPYWVSVLTQKSCAIVMILAYAVGFGAASNTPNRAASSCASCVDASRASCVATSRSGSCVDGCVDGCGSSAPLLFAVARCCEGLTTSRDLRRREEGREAIVGDSSDKDTGSGSGEDTGSGSGSGEASGKRRSATSALVRRIVVAFAVWFCVEMFWQALFWLWLGAAQDPVYPCFLICWDSPSRPGNNPPSPLSMADAPPMRRFYDDVMSLG; from the coding sequence ATGGAACACCACCACGTGCACGAGaccgcggcgtggaggtCGGAGTCCACGAAGGAGCTGAGCCACCTCTGGGATCTTCGCATGGCCGCCGCATTCGCTCTGGGTTCGGCCACGGTCGTGACCCACGGCGTGGTGACCAGGCGACGcaggcgcgcgctccaggcggaggatgacgggGGTGACGACAGCGCCTACGAAGCCGATCGTGTGGAGCGCGCGTCACTCGTCTCGGGCGGatcgtccctcgcgctcaaGGATCTCGGCGTTCCCGAGGGTGCGCGATCGGATGAGAAAGTTCCGCCAAGCGCGCCTCGAACCCTcgcatctcgcgcgcgcggtgcgatgTTCGCGATCGTATCCGCCCTGTCGACGACACCTCATGTCGTCAAGCTCGTCGACatcgcgctcttcgcgtccatcgcgtggGGAATCATGTACGTCGGCCACGACAAGCTCTGCGGAGTGGTCATGCGGTGCGAGTGCAATTTCCCGTGGGCCGGCGGGTGGTCGCGTTGCAACGCCCACAACTCGGTGGGCGGCCCGAGGTGCCCGTGGTGCACGGCCCCGTACTGGGTCAGCGTCCTGACGCAGAAATCGTGCGCGATCGTGATGATCCTCGCGTACGCGGTGGGATTtggcgccgcctcgaacaCTCCGAACCGGGCGGCTAGTAGTTgtgccagctgtgtcgacgCTAgtcgcgccagctgtgtcgccacGTCGCGCTCCGGGAGCTGCGTCGACGGGTGCGTCGACGGGTgcggctcgtccgcgccgttgctgttcgcggtggcgcgatGCTGCGAGGGGTTGACAACATCGCGGGatctgcgtcgtcgcgaggaggggcgcgaagccatcgtcggcgactcGTCGGACAAGGacacgggctcgggctcgggcgaagacacgggctcgggctcgggctcgggcgaaGCTTCCGGGAAgcgtcgctcggcgacgtcggcgctcgtccgcaggatcgtcgtcgcgttcgccgtgtGGTTCTGCGTCGAGATGTTCTGGCAGGCGTTGTTCTGGCTCTggctgggcgccgcgcaggatCCGGTTTACCCGTGCTTTTTGATTTGCTGGGACTCGCCTTCGAGGCCCGGGAACAACCCTCCGTCCCCCCTGTCCATGGCGGACGCTCCGCCCATGCGACGGTTTTACGACGACGTCATGAGCCTCGGGTGA
- a CDS encoding predicted protein, translating to MEDAQELDAREYADADALVAAAATAASSSRDGTVTLTNLRVTHRKRRGQRQFWVTAAPPAGGLEVHMSFRRADLDDGRREEDAAMLWETDAHAAAFEAATPGAIIARASGTLEAPRRQILEDGHVEGTRRCMWCGAASCAGSSPGRRCPAAAPVLRCGRIEWARTSPDGDDDDSGADAWLVFDMAFDRDMNAAEHGALSRQVSMCVAANRRARRPFRIAAISPNEADDDLAAVAPSSSSTTIESDSPSFVVSRDDAADPAMGRNAWRRLPWARWGATCGGPRTWRRFDPDRVIYLSADAADTLDEIADGDVLVLGGLVDHREKPGMALDRALDDVNAPIRWRTARLPLGGHVRLLKNAHLPCLAVCQLLLLARELAGDAVALNDGLAAAERGGGGREGRDGRRKTRSGGDERDVHEKDGEMEGGSMRGVWNVAISSCPAFRCAPLHKYVVWLPPHDALNGERRGGARNRPSGVTDVRALVALS from the coding sequence ATGGAAGACGCCCAGGAGCTCGATGCGCGCGAGTACGCCGATGCGGACGCactcgtggcggcggcggcgactgcggcgtcgtcgtcgcgggacgGCACGGTGACGTTGACGAACCTTCGGGTGACCCATCGGAAGCGGCGGGGCCAGCGGCAGTTCTGGGTCACGGCCGCACCCCCTGCCGGTGGGCTGGAGGTGCACATGTCGTTCAGACGCGCAGACTTGGACGACGGGAGACGGGAAGAGGATGCCGCCATGCTATGGGAAACCGATGCGCACGCTGCGGCGTTCgaagccgcgacgccgggcgccatcatcgcgcgcgcttcgGGAACGCTCGAGGCGCCCCGCCGACAGATTTTGGAAGATGGGCACGTCGAGGGGACGCGAAGGTGCATGTggtgcggcgcggcgtcgtgcgcggggtCATCACCGGGGCGTAGGTGCCcggccgccgctcccgtGCTGCGCTGCGGCCGCATCGAGTGGGCCCGAACGTCcccggacggcgacgacgacgattctGGCGCCGACGCCTGGCTCGTCTTCGACATGGCCTTCGACCGCGACatgaacgccgcggagcacggCGCGCTGAGTCGTCAGGTGTCCATGTGCGTCGCCGCTAacaggcgcgcgaggcgaccgtTCAGAATCGCCGCGATATCCCCGAacgaagccgacgacgacctcgccgcggtggctccgtcatcgtcgtcgaccacTATCGAGTCCGACTCTCCTTCGTTCGTCGtcagccgcgacgacgcggcggatccggcgaTGGGCCGAAACGCCTGGCGCAGGCTCCCGTGGGCTCGATGGGGCGCCACGTGCGGTGGTCCGAGAACTTGGCGCCGGTTCGACCCCGATCGGGTCATCTACCTCtccgcggatgcggcggaTACGCTCGACGAAATCGCGGATGGCGACGTCTTGGTGCTCGGGGGCCTCGTGGACCACAGGGAGAAGCCCGGCATGGCGCTGgaccgcgcgctggacgatGTCAACGCGCCGATTCGGTGGAGAACCGCGAGACTGCCGCTCGGTGGGCACGTTCGGCTCCTGAAGAACGCGCACCTGCCTTGTTTGGCGGTGTGCCAACTTTTGCTTTTGGCGAGGGAGCTGGCCGGGGACGCGGTTGCGCTGAATGAcggcttggcggcggcggaacgaggaggtggaggacgcgagggacgagacgggaggaggaagacgaggagCGGGGGTgacgaacgcgacgtccacgagaAGGACGGGGAGATGGAAGGTGGTTCCATGAGGGGAGTGTGGAACGTCGCCATCTCGTCGTGCCCGGCGTTTAGGTGCGCGCCGCTGCACAAGTACGTGGTGTGGCTGCCTCCTCACGACGCGCTGAAcggggagcggcggggcggtgcGAGGAACAGGCCGAGCGGCGTGACGGACGTCAGGGCGCTGGTGGCGCTATCGTAA
- a CDS encoding predicted protein codes for MRAALAIATGVSPDDVAITPHQRDDWRANEMGFQIGIVRYPAGYVASDDPKVLAPDTLLERLREARRDETDAGFLCDGADGFDAYGSMNILAEGRAEESKDAPGTYEVKIDDFGTDPEFMPLGQRYRECERAQKRKYSRLKTKAFRSLHQHVEGEFEPFVKEDRKLIPQSLLDRIRDINHLDVRLHAFATELFEERMKESVNELEREKLPARLPI; via the coding sequence atgcgcgcggcgctggcgatcGCGACCGGGGTCTCGCCGGATGACGTGGCGATAACGCCGCACCAGAGGGACGACTGGCGCGCCAACGAGATGGGATTCCAGATTGGCATCGTGCGATACCCCGCGGGATACGTCGCGTCGGACGACCCGAAGGTTTTGGCGCCGGACACGCTGTTGGAGCGGTTGAGAGAGGCCAGGAgggacgagacggacgccggGTTCCTatgcgacggcgccgacggcttcgacgcgTACGGTTCCATGaacatcctcgccgagggtcGAGCCGAGGAATCGAAGGATGCGCCGGGGACGTACGAAGTTAAAATCGACGACTTTGGCACGGATCCGGAGTTTATGCCCCTGGGTCAGAGATACAGGGAGTGCGAGCGGGCGCAAAAGAGGAAGTACTCGAGGCTCAAGACGAAGGCGTTCAGGTCGCTGCACCAGCACGTGGAGGGCGAGTTTGAGCCGTTCGTCAAGGAGGACCGAAAGCTCATCCCGCAGTCACTGCTCGACCGGATTCGCGATATCAATCACCTGGACGTCCGGCTGCATGCGTTCGCCACGGAGCTATTCGAAGAGCGCATGAAGGAGAGCGTGAACGAGCTGGAACGCGAGAAGCTTCCTGCGAGGTTGCCCATCTAG
- the CNX5 gene encoding molybdate synthesis cofactor 5 (Synonym: Molybdopterin synthase sulfurylase) has translation MREAGQDGAASQKRKREDGLKWCSPGQDSLGLNDQLSTHELERYARHMSLPGFGIEGQAKLKNASVLIVGVGGLGSPAALYLAAAGVGSITLCDGDTVEVTNLQRQIIHAENRVGVAKAQSGFWSCKALNPCVNVKVELRGFTKDNAFDLLSNQTVVLDCTDNVPTRYMLSDACAALAIPLVSAAAVGLEGQLTVYNLHPDTPCYRCVWPKPPAAGDCTNCARGGVLGPVPGVMGILQALEAVKVIAGLGETYAGRMLIFDACSAARPFTVMKLRERDTDKCTACKPFGSAYSDVTQFNYEKFTAGTCAVAPKSKLQDDQLYRMDTHTFSTYQKKTVIDVRPRHLSQTAMLEGALQIPLSEMEERFAEIKGHTKKNDEEWVIVCVCSRGNDSQLAASWLRSKGLNTTDLIGGMEKWKKDCDPTFPRLV, from the exons ATGCGTGAAGCGGGGCAGGATGGCGCCGCCTCGCAGAAACGAAAGCGAGAGGATGGGTTGAAGTGGTGCAGTCCCGGCCAGGATTCGCTTGGACTGAATGACCAGCTCTCCACGCACGAACTCGAGCGGTACGCGCGCCACATGTCGCTCCCAGGCTTCGGCATCGAGGGGCAGGCGAAGCTTAAGAACGCTAGCGtgctcatcgtcggcgtcggcggtctgGGATCTCCCGCCGCTCTGTACCTCGCCGCTGCGGGCGTCGGTTCCATCACCCtctgcgacggcgacaccgtGGAGGTGACCAATCTACAACGACAAATAATACACGCGGAGAACAGGGTCGGAGTTGCCAAGGCCCAGTCCGGCTTTTGGTCGTGTAAGGCGCTCAACCCTTGCGTTAACGTCAAGGTTGAGCTCAGGGGTTTTACCAAGGACAACGCTTTTGACCTCTTGTCAAATCAAACAGTCGTCCTCGACTGCACCGATAACGTACCGACGCGGTACATGCTCTCGGATGCGTGCGCGGCATTGGCCATACCGTTAgtttccgcggcggccgtggGTCTCGAGGGACAGCTCACCGTCTATAATTTACATCCAGACACGCCGTGCTATCGATGCGTGTGGCCCAAGCCTCCCGCGGCTGGTGACTGCACCAACTGCGCTAGAGGCGGGGTGTTGGGGCCCGTGCCCGGTGTCATGGGTATCCTTCAGGCGCTAGAGGCGGTCAAGGTCATCGCCGGTCTCGGAGAAACGTATGCCGGCAGGATGTTAATCTTTGACGCTTGTTCCGCCGCGAGGCCGTTCACGGTGATGAAACTTCGCGAGAGGGACACAGACAAGTGCACGGCGTGCAAACCTTTTGGGTCCGCCTATTCGGATGTGACACAATTCAATTACGAGAAGTTCACTGCGGGGACGTGCGCGGTGGCACCAAAGTCAAAACTGCAAGA CGATCAGTTATATCGCATGGACACGCACACATTCTCCACGTATCAAAAGAAAACAGTCATTGACGTCCGGCCGAGGCATCTATCGCAGACTGCCATGCTTGAGGGGGCGCTGCAGATTCCTCTGTCAGAGATGGAGGAACGCTTTGCAGAGATTAAAGGTCACACGAAGAAGAATGACGAAGAGTGGGTCATCGTTTGCGTGTGTTCAAGGGGAAACGATTCACaactcgccgcgtcgtggctGCGATCGAAAGGATTGAATACTACTGATCTCATCGGTGGAATGGAAAAGTGGAAGAAGGATTGCGATCCCACGTTCCCAAGGCTGGTTTGA
- a CDS encoding predicted protein, translating into MPASFVYQKRTKIREGADICEQKCKRLACEIQVCISRLPVNKSRVSGATIDHSRCQPDIDRYNKCCEFAKKALAEQEAKSASSTEPNDSA; encoded by the coding sequence ATGCCCGCGAGCTTCGTGTACCAGAAGCGAACGAAGAtccgcgagggtgccgacaTCTGCGAGCAGAAGTGCAAGCGACTGGCGTGCGAGATACAGGTCTGCATCTCGCGCCTCCCCGTCAACAAGTCCAGGGTCTCCGGCGCCACGATCGACCACTCGCGGTGCCAGCCCGACATCGATCGGTACAACAAGTGCTGCGAGTTCGCCAAgaaggcgctggcggagcaGGAGGCCAAATCGGCATCGTCCACCGAGCCGAACGACAGCGCTTGA